In Miscanthus floridulus cultivar M001 chromosome 5, ASM1932011v1, whole genome shotgun sequence, one genomic interval encodes:
- the LOC136450068 gene encoding uncharacterized protein gives MGPPPSPQPPPHAHGLCFFAPWAWLRGIGEHSPNSWRIDGMEGGDGGGPAGLRFLLQFDPTNPGSFDRTLLGFSLSALFSRLLGWSKDAQRRGGGGSMAIAADGGDDSVNAAVSAAALAAAVSLCLAAMYASDQRPRRRRLPAAALPPPTSAPRPRALPAPHDGLRILSSNPDDESPDNVIHGASIGAGDDDEPDIVARVEMDAMPAPVVAVANADDETETEPDHPEEEDEEERQELQRLRELWLSLLEREQRLELRLQELEGRRSQEAEATVRELESRVAAADAETRLLQLKVSTLQEDNGRLRAQVEELDTARAELARAKEKLRAVEARVQGEQEEAAALQARVAELESCGEERATALAAEVAELRKANAALEEDNMELALRLQDAEQSASASVNLVPEMQQGMVEEMTYLRESNERLTRQIEQLRNDHCAHVEELVYLKWVNACLRHELLRDHDGGHPTAEQQGHSAGNRRVGSRDDLSSALELSKSMSFRSSERAKQLMLRYGHPALDGFDPALFSPLHESVDGDGYERSPANNYEPQRSPCARSGTGTAMAASPAAAPGKKAGPRKLKLLGNIKKLLPSGKRSHSSSHVHGHGHDHAGRDGRKAPAPRDEYLEKAMQWLSTHDVLDGDHSYESTPLSSCERTPLSSVTTNTTVDSRARGGGGGGHSERGETARPEAEPILARSKSDAGGAYGREGSRYHALRPEHPTSEADEPDRFRAPEKRESRRRSEELRSPAVA, from the exons ATGGGGCCGCCGCCCTCTCCTCAACCCCCTCCGCACGCGCACGGGCTCTGTTTCTTTGCCCCCTGGGCCTGGCTACGGGGAATCGGAGAGCACTCGCCCAACTCATGGCGGATTGACGGGATGGAGGGAGGCGACGGTGGAGGGCCTGCTGGCCTGAGATTCCTTCTCCAGTTCGATCCGACAAACCCCGGATCGTTCGACCGCACGCTGCTCGGCTTCTCGCTCTCCGCGCTCTTCAGCCGCCTTCTTGGATGGAGCAAGGACGCCCagcggagaggaggaggaggatccatGGCGATCGCGGCGGATGGTGGGGACGACTCCGTAAACGCCGCCGTGTCCGCCGCCGCGCTTGCCGCTGCCGTTTCCCTCTGCCTTGCGGCGATGTATGCGTCTGATCAgcggcctcgccgccgccggctgccGGCGGCCGCTCTGCCTCCTCCGACTTCAG CTCCGCGGCCTCGCGCTCTTCCTGCTCCTCATGATGGGCTCAGGATTCTGTCGTCAAACCCAGAC GACGAATCTCCGGACAACGTGATTCACGGCGCGTCGATCGGCGCCGGAGACGACGACGAGCCAGATATTGTCGCTCGCGTGGAGATGGACGCTATGCCGGCCCCAGTAGTCGCCGTAGCGAATGCCGACGACGAAACCGAAACAGAGCCGGACCAtccggaggaggaggacgaagaaGAACGGCAGGAGCTCCAGCGGCTGAGGGAGCTGTGGCTGTCGCTGCTGGAGCGGGAGCAGAGGCTGGAGCTCCGTCTGCAGGAGCTCGAGGGCCGCCGGTCGCAGGAGGCCGAGGCCACCGTGCGGGAGCTCGAGagccgcgtcgccgccgccgacgcggagACGCGGCTCCTGCAGCTGAAGGTCTCCACGCTGCAGGAGGACAACGGCAGGCTCAGGGCGCAGGTGGAGGAGCTGGACACCGCCCGCGCCGAGTTGGCGCGCGCCAAGGAGAAGCTGCGCGCGGTCGAGGCGCGGGTGCAGGGCGagcaggaggaggcggcggcgctccaGGCGAGGGTGGCGGAGCTAGAGAGCTGCGGCGAGGAGAGGGCCACCGCGCTGGCGGCGGAGGTCGCGGAGCTGCGGAAGGCGAACGCCGCGCTGGAGGAGGACAACATGGAGCTCGCACTCCGGCTGCAGGACGCGGAGCAGTCTGCATCCGCCTCGGTTAATCTGGTTCCTGAG ATGCAGCAGGGCATGGTTGAGGAGATGACGTACCTGAGGGAGAGCAACGAGAGGCTGACGAGGCAGATCGAGCAGCTGCGCAACGACCACTGCGCGCACGTCGAGGAGCTCGTCTACCTCAAGTGGGTCAACGCCTGCCTCCGCCATGAGCTCCTCCGTGACCATGATGGCGGCCACCCCACAGCCGAGCAACAGGGCCACAGCGCTGGCAACCGCCGCGTCGGCTCCAGAGACGACCTGTCGTCGGCCCTGGAGCTGAGCAAGAGCATGAGCTTCCGCTCCAGCGAGAGGGCCAAGCAGCTCATGCTGAGGTACGGTCACCCCGCACTCGACGGCTTCGACCCCGCCCTCTTCTCCCCGCTGCACGAGTCGGTCGACGGCGACGGCTACGAGCGATCGCCGGCGAACAACTACGAGCCTCAGCGGAGCCCTTGTGCTAGGTCCGGGACAGGGACGGCGATGGCCGCCTCCCCCGCCGCAGCACCGGGGAAGAAAGCCGGGCCGCGCAAGCTCAAGCTTCTCGGGAACATCAAGAAGCTGCTGCCAAGCGGCAAGAGAAGCCACTCATCAAGCCACgtgcacgggcacgggcacgacCACGCCGGCCGCGATGGCAGGAAGGCGCCGGCTCCGAGGGATGAGTACCTCGAGAAGGCCATGCAGTGGCTGTCGACCCACGACGTGCTCGACGGCGACCACTCGTACGAGAGCACGCCGCTGTCGTCGTGCGAGAGGACGCCGCTGAGCAGCGTGACGACCAACACAACCGTGGACTCGCGCgcccgtggcggcggcggcggcggccacagtGAGCGTGGGGAGACGGCGCGGCCGGAGGCGGAGCCGATCTTGGCAAGGTCGAAGAGCGACGCCGGCGGAGCATACGGGCGGGAGGGGAGCAGGTACCACGCGCTCAGACCTGAGCACCCGACCAGCGAGGCGGACGAGCCCGACAGGTTCCGTGCGCCGGAGAAGCGGGAgtcgaggaggcggtcggaggagCTGAGGAGCCCGGCGGTGGCATAG